In Bradyrhizobium guangxiense, the genomic window GAGGCGTATTCTCCTCGTCAACTCGTGAGGCCTCAATCAGGGACCGGTAGAGACGATGCTGCTCTGTACTCCTGATGATGCGATCCATCATGGCGACGGCCTCGATGGGATAGGCGCCGCTTGCCGATTCGGCTGACAGCATCACGGCATCGGCGCCATCATAGATGGCGGTCGCAACATCTGAGGCTTCCGCGCGCGTTGGCGTCGGCGCCGCCACCATAGAGTCGAGCATTTGGGTTGCGACGATCACGGGCTTTGCGGCCAGCCGGCAGGCGCGGACGAGTTCTTTTTGCCGGCCAGGCACGTCTTCTGGGGGGATTTCGACCCCGAGATCACCGCGCCCGACCATGAGAGCGTCTGACAACTGAATGATATCGTCGATGCGATCAAGCGCCATGGGCGTCTCGATTTTGGCGACGAGGCCCGCTGCTTCACCAATGAGGGCCCGCGCCTCGATCAGGTCTGAAGGCTTCTGAACAAATGACAGCGCAACCCAGTCGACACCGAGCTCCAGGCCGAAGGCGAGATCGGCGCGATCTTTCTTGGTGAGGGGCGAGATATCGAGCGACGCCCCCGGCAGGTTTACGCCCTTATGATCGCGGATCGGGCCGCCGACAATGACGCGCGCGACCATTTCGCGATCGCCCGGTCTTTCGACGCTCAGGCGCACACGGCCGTCGTCGATGAGCAGCTTTTGGCCTGGATGCGCAGCTGCAAATATTTCCGGATGCGGCAGAGGGATTGCCTGCTTTCCACCTCTTGCTCCGTCGAGGACAAAGCGGACGCTCTCTCCAGCATGCAGGCATAGCTTGCCCTCTTCAAGCAAGCCGATCCGGATTTTCGGGCCTTGCAGATCCTGTAGCACTCCGATGGGACGGCCGAACTCTTGCTCGAGCGCGCGGATCGCCGAAAACGCGCGCGCGTGGTCGTCTTGGCTGCCATGGCTGAAGTTCAGGCGAAAGGTATCTGTGCCTGCAAGATAGAGATCACGGATTTTGTTAGCCTCGGTTGTGGCCGGACCGAGGGTTGCGACGATCTTGGCGTGGCGCGAACGACGCATCAAAATTGAATCCTGTGCAATGGGCTACGTTAGGGATCGGCGCTCATAGCTGTTGCCAATACCGGGTTTATCACGCGCCTCGCCCGCGCCATTCCCAAGTCGACATCACGCTCCCGAAGCGGCAGCAGCTTTCTCTTGCTGCGTCGAGGAAACGATACTGTTGACGGCCCGGTACGCGAACACAATGGCTGGCCCAATGGTGATGCCTGCTCCGGGATAGATCCCACGCATCGGGGAGGTCATGTCATTGCCGCAAGCATAGAGTCCTGGAATTGGCCTTTCCTGACCGTCCAATACCTGCCCGCAAGTGTCGGTTGCCAATCCGGTTGCAGTGCCGAGCGTTGCCGGAACGATTGGGAGTGCGACGAACGGGCCGGTTTTGATTGGCCCAAGGTTTGGGTTCTTCTTGCCCACGGCCGAATCGCCGAGCGTGCGATTGAAAGCCGATTCACCGCGATTGAACAGCGGATCGCGCCCCTCAGACGCATGCGCGTTGTGTTCTTCGACAGTCTTTTGAAGCGCGGCGGACTCCAATCCCAGCTGCTTCGCAAGCTCTGGAATCGTCCGGGCGACCTTGATGTAGCCAAGGCGCGCATATTTCCCGATGCTCAAGGTCCATGGCCATGGCAGCAAATGCCCCATCCCTCTCAGCCGTACGAAGTCGTGGTCGCAGATGAAATAGAACCGCTTGTCTGCCGGATACCCACCGTTGAACATCGCCAAGCAGATGTCGTGATAGGAATTGGATTCGTTGACAAAACGCTTTCCATCTGGCCCCACGGCAATGACGCCGGGACGGCCGCGGTCGAGCCAGCCGTAGGGAACGACTTGCGAGGAACTGCCGCTCTTCAGAATCGATACGGGCGTCCAGAAGCCGGCAGAGGCAACATTGTTGTCGATTGCCGCTCCGAGCCTTGTCGCAAGAGAGATGCCGTCGCCTGTCGCATCGGGATGGGCGAGCGTGTCGTCGTGCTGGTGGGGGCCACTGAGCTCGGCTCTCAATTGCGCGTTACGCGCAAACCCGCCCGTTGCGAGGATCACCCCATGGGAAGCGCGCACGCGAATCTCGGAATCGGCCGACTTAACGACCGCGCCGGTGACGCGGCCTTCTTCCTTGATCAACTCTACGAGCGGGGATTCCGGCCATATCTCGACGCCGTACTTGCGCAGGCTCACAAGCAAGCGCGCGATCAGGGCGTTGCCTCCGCTGAGCTCGGTGCCGCGCCTGTGGCCAAGCCGGTCACGCGCGTAGCGGCTGACGCGGCGCAAGACGTGCCTGAGCGAGGCAAAGGATTGAAACGGATTGAGGAAGCTTCTCACCTCGCTCGATGAGATCATCATTCCGCCGAGCACAACGCGGATGGGATTGCCTATCAGATCGAAGTCGCTGCCAAGAAGCCGTCCGTCATAAGGCGCGGGGCTCAGTG contains:
- the pyk gene encoding pyruvate kinase produces the protein MRRSRHAKIVATLGPATTEANKIRDLYLAGTDTFRLNFSHGSQDDHARAFSAIRALEQEFGRPIGVLQDLQGPKIRIGLLEEGKLCLHAGESVRFVLDGARGGKQAIPLPHPEIFAAAHPGQKLLIDDGRVRLSVERPGDREMVARVIVGGPIRDHKGVNLPGASLDISPLTKKDRADLAFGLELGVDWVALSFVQKPSDLIEARALIGEAAGLVAKIETPMALDRIDDIIQLSDALMVGRGDLGVEIPPEDVPGRQKELVRACRLAAKPVIVATQMLDSMVAAPTPTRAEASDVATAIYDGADAVMLSAESASGAYPIEAVAMMDRIIRSTEQHRLYRSLIEASRVDEENTPPHAVAAAGADLAATIEAKAIVGFTASGTTAARISRKRPPVPILALTQDENVARRMCLLWGVHSVVASDPSGYEEITQIAAVAAQREGYARSGDLAVVVFGLPFGHRGATNNLRVAAC
- a CDS encoding FAD-dependent oxidoreductase; translation: MNNPMGQSGKGKTVALAREGRPEHNWATDVLVVGSGAAGLSAALYAAKAGLRVTVCEKSARLGGTTALSNGMIWVPCSNQARSAKIDDSLAKSKTYLQHELGTYYRSGFVDAYLEDGPAALAALENGTEVKFTLASAPDYHSSQVGGVDKGRALSPAPYDGRLLGSDFDLIGNPIRVVLGGMMISSSEVRSFLNPFQSFASLRHVLRRVSRYARDRLGHRRGTELSGGNALIARLLVSLRKYGVEIWPESPLVELIKEEGRVTGAVVKSADSEIRVRASHGVILATGGFARNAQLRAELSGPHQHDDTLAHPDATGDGISLATRLGAAIDNNVASAGFWTPVSILKSGSSSQVVPYGWLDRGRPGVIAVGPDGKRFVNESNSYHDICLAMFNGGYPADKRFYFICDHDFVRLRGMGHLLPWPWTLSIGKYARLGYIKVARTIPELAKQLGLESAALQKTVEEHNAHASEGRDPLFNRGESAFNRTLGDSAVGKKNPNLGPIKTGPFVALPIVPATLGTATGLATDTCGQVLDGQERPIPGLYACGNDMTSPMRGIYPGAGITIGPAIVFAYRAVNSIVSSTQQEKAAAASGA